The Chanodichthys erythropterus isolate Z2021 chromosome 5, ASM2448905v1, whole genome shotgun sequence sequence catgcagccctataccatcagagatgcaggcttctgaactgagcgctaaTAACAACTTGGgctgtccttgtcctctttagtccggatgacgtggtgtcccagttttccaaaaagaacttcaaattttgatttgtctgacaacagaacagttttccactttgccacagtccattttaaatgatccTTGGCCccgagaaaacgcctgcgcttctggatcatgtttagatatggcttctttttttacCTATaaagttttagccggcaacggcgaatggcacagtggattgtgttcaaCAACAATATTTtatggaagtattcctgagcccatgttgtgatttccataacagtagcattcctgtatgtgatgcagtgccgtctaagggcccgaagatcacgggcatccagtatggttttctggccttgaccctcacgcacagagattgttccagattctctgaatctttggatgatattatgacctgtagatgatgataacttcaaactctttgcaatttttctctaaGAAactctgatattgctccactatttttcgccgcagcattgggggaattggtgatcctctgcccatcttgacttctgagagacactgccactctgagaggctctttttatacccaatcatgttgccaattgacctaataagttgaaaattggtcctccagctgttccttatatgtaaatttaactttttcggcctcttattgctacctgtcccaacttttttggaatgtgtagctctcatgaaatccaaaatgagccaatatttggcatgacatttcaaaatgtctcactttgaACATTTGAtgtgttatctatattctattgagaataaaatataagtttatgacatttgtaaattattgcattccttttttattcacaatttgtacagtgtcccaacttttctggaatcgggtttatataatttatttgaaatagaaatttaaagtcaatatttttcaaatctaTTTTTCACTCAAAATGTTATGCTgataatatattgtaaatacaaatatgttattaaattagaaaaatggAAAACAGAAGCAGATTTTTTTGGACCAGTGGCAGCAGCATTTAACATTAACATTCATTGGTGAATGTAAATGGAAAAAAAGTGATGCTTTTTCCAAAAATCAAAGAATAATTGTAAATAAACTGCCGTAGCGGTTATAAGCTGTGTACGCTTTAGAAAGGCTTTTATATGTCAGCTACAGTattgattattttaggtttcactTACAGTCCTATCTAACTGAAAAATAACCAGCAAAACAGATATATTTCCAGAGGATAAAGTGAATGAAACTAATGTTCTGTACTCCATTTTCAACAAACAAATCTTTCCACATCATCAACCTTGAAAAAGATTTTCCTTCAATGTTTCTCCGTTTTCTCATCACCTATCAGTAGATCTGTCAGAGTGAaaccatttttattcatttaatgctTGATTATCCATGGTTGCGAAtgtaatttgcatatttaatgtttaaaggtTTCTGTTTATAAAACATGACCTTGTGCATTAAGACAAGATTTATTCTATTACATCCATAGTATCATAAAGGTCTCCGGTCATATCTGTGCAAAAGCGGTACACCGTATTAGACAGAGGTAAAGTCAAGGTGAAACGGGACTATAGGACAGTGATGTTTACTGAGGATCACTTGATCGCTTCCCTCCTGTCGCCTCTCAACACGTCCCTGCCTCAACAGCGCAATGCAGTCCACAGCAGCAGCTGCAGTCAGGCAGTCAGGCAGGCAGAGGTCTGGCTTTTTGTAATCAGCCCAGGGGATGAAACCCCTCCCCCTCCCTCACCTTAACTGATTATTAAGCTTTTTGCCGTCAGTGCAACCTTGGCTGCGTACGGCAGCCTTTTTGTTTAGGCGGACAGGCTTTAGGCTAAAGAGCACCGACCCTGTGGATGATTCCCGCCGAGTGGAGGTGTTTTATTCCACACAGCATCTGGTACAGCAGATAGGACAGCCGCTCGTGGTCCAGCTCCATCTGAATGACTTGGCAGAGGTTGGCGTCCATCAGCTCCATTACTAGGTAACTGTCGTTGGGGAAGGGGCGGGAAGGGGAGGGACAAAAAAAAGAGGGTGTGATGGGGGGGTAAGAGAGAGCAGAGAAGAAGGGGAGGGGTGTGTGTGGATGTGAGAGAGCATTAGCGGGGTATCAGCTGGGGTCTGGTGTTTTTTAACTGTataaatacacaatatatactcacacatcTTGGAATTCTTCTAATGTTTTTTGTGgtgtaaaaacatttaagaGCCCTATTATCTGGGAACGAAAAAGACAAGCATATCTATTAGAGCGCTTATGCCCTGCTGCATGCTGGATAAATGTTTCCCTTTGCATGCAACATGCACCCATTTTGTCTTGATGATGACTTACATTTTTATGGTTGACACACTTCATGAGCACCAGCTCTCTGTATGCGCGTTTGGCATGAGTCTGATTCTGAAAAGGCCGGCTGAGTTTCTTTATAGCCACATTTCGCTCAAGGTTGTGGTCATACGCTGAGCTAAAAGATAAAAGGATGCATGAAAGAGATGAAAAGATGTGACGAATGTGTAACGTCCTTGCTTTGAGGTGGAATAGGAGCTCTAGAACGTACCAGACTATTCCCTGAGCACCCGAGCCAATGGGTCTTAGATTCTGATACCGCTTCAACACTGTGAATGTCGAATCACCCACATCTACGCTGTAGAATTCTTTTTCTCGCTTATTTTTGTTCATGGTGAAGTCGATGTCCTAGCATCCGAACGAGGCAGACTTTTACAAACCtagatcataaaaataaaacaaaatgcactATATATTGCAATACTGCAATTGTTGTGATATCTCTAGCATTGTAACATTCAGTATCTTTTTTCCTGGCATAACAGAATAAGTTGAAAGGACAGCACAGAGTGGTCTCGAACCTCTTTTTGGCTCTGGGCTTATCTCTGTGCCATCAAAAAGAAAATAACTAGAGCATACAGCTGttagaaatacacacacacacacacacacacacacacacacacacacatataaaaggGGACTCGCATACCACCAAAGAGTAGGGCAGTTTCCTAATAGCTCTTAACCTGAGTTAAAACAGCAGGACTAACAGCATGACCCAGATTCACAGAAAAATGCTTccacattttttgttgttttcgcAAATGGCATAATATCAGGGATATTTTTTGTCTGACATGTCACAGTACATTAAAAGTAACAATTCACTGTGATGAGAGGAAGTAGCGCTGAGTAAGTCTGAAcaaaaaagcatgaaaaaaaatgtatttggatCCATAAGAGCAGAGAGAGACTTTTGCCAAGATTAGATTCTGGAAAAGCCTAGATCAGGAGTCTGTGGTTGTAACCTTGTACAATCaagcaagtaaaaaaaaaaaaagaaagaaaaatatacaGGCCAATGTTTAACTGTAAATTTAAACAACAAATTGAATGCTTATGATAGAATATTAATGAATGATTACATTGTAGAATCAGGCATGCACCCAAACAAACTAGTTAATCaattaacacaatttataatttaatcagATCATAATAAATGTTAAGATTTTCAGGCTAATAACTACTCAACACAACATTCCCAAATAGAATAATTTCAAACCACGAGTATTATAATACACCACAACAGaaatgatagatagaaatgAATAGAAACGACCTTCAATTAATGGAATTCATTCAGTTCTAATGTGATATCAAAgtgaattaattataaataaaatattcaggGCAGCCTTCCTGGTGAAAAGTAAAAATGAATCACAAGTGAATgttggctaaaaaaaaaaaaattatagcgATATCATCTTAACTAGAAGTTTCTACAATATGACAAGCTCTGATTAAGATACAAACTTTAGTCATGTGTTCAAACTTTAggggtcatttttttgtttttgtttcattactAATAATGACAATTTTACTCAAACACACAGATCTAATGAGCAAATTCTGTCAATCAGGAATTAATCAGCCTATTGCcaattcatttaaaattgaCATTTAAACGTTTATAATTCAGGATACATATATTGTCATGACAGTACAGGCCTGTAAgatgcataaaataaatagtgatgaggttttttttttgccttggATAGAGATCAGTATACATGCTAAACCATGCGTAATTCAACCTACATTCATATAAATGTTACTGATTAAACTATATCCAGAATACACACACAAGGTATAGTGTGGTTACAGCGGGCAAAGCGCGCAGCTTGACAAATAGCATTGTAAGCGATCTCACGTAACCCACAGAGCCCGGCTCATTTATTAGTCGCTATGTTTAAAAGCCTCATCATTCAAAACAGCGACATTGTCGTATTACTGTTTCAAAGGGAAGAAAATGCGCTGTGATGTGTGCAGACACCCTCCCCCACTGCGAAACAATACCACGTATTAAAACCACCTTAAAACGCTCACTTACCTGCTACGattgaaatataaacacttcCTGTATCCTAAATGCCTCTTAAATACTCGGGCTCTTCAGAAATTATGTGGTGAAGTCTCTATCGATTATTAATAGCGCTTATTCTGCTGCTGGATTCGATAACATGACCTCACCGTATTGAAAGCGCTTTCTTCCACTGGCAGCAGGCCTCGCGTGCACTGCTGACGACATGCGCTCTACGTCACCAAACCCCCACGCGCTTCCGTACCATCACGCCGGTCTATTCATAGATaggttctttctttctttctttctttctttctttctttctttctttctttctttctttctttctttctttctttctttctttctttcgtcTGTCTCTCAATCTACAGGCAAATTCCAAAGACAATCATCTGATAATCCACAGTTACAAGATATTGATCTGAATTCTGTTGTGCATAATTTTAAGGACATATTGATCAATTTAGCCTACCCTTTTCCCAGATAGAAACtttaaaatattcttaaaatgtgaaaatctattgtaatatatatatatatatatatatatatatatatatatatatatatatatatatatatatatatatatgggaaaAGGGTAGGCTAAATTGATCAATATCCTTAAAATTATGCAGATGGCACTTAGAttcatataaacatatatatatatatatatatatatatatatatatatatatatatatatatatatatatatatatatatatatatgaattaagTGCCATCtgcataatttaaataatatattggaTATATACAGTGgttatggaaagtattcagacccccttaaatttctcactctttgttatattgcagccatttgctaaaatcatttaaaggtacaatttgtgatatttttttccgctagaggtcgctagaagcctattcaaaacaaaggcgtagtttgatcaCGCCAAGTTTTAGCGcagaaacttgggacatgtggtctccatctcaacggacggtgcaaaagaatagggattggagtctggaagaactcatgttcgtggatgcgattattaacgttactgtagtatgaagcagagcaggaccgagtgttgcgggagctggacgaggagctggagcgattgatcaacacacgcctcacgagcagcgggacttttattatgacacagtcgccgacGCCGcatccgcttttccggtcatgagcagtgcccaaggaagtcgaccggaagttgaagtcggccgcgtgccgccatcttgtagcagaacttcacttgcggaagcatcccattgactcccattcattttggcgtcactttgacagcgaataactttacatctgaggcatttaaagactccatttgtccattatttatttctaaagatacaatgtataaagggctctattaccttctatgttacattatggccccgtcgaaacagtttttgtaaaaataggctaacgattgcgtcataaccactcgactctctgtcgcacagtagagaaattaccgtacagacaggaggagaagctcgcaggcaatagtatgcattaacttaatatggtgtactggcgttacattttaaaatactatacaaactaattaatcagaatacttactcctgctcactcacgccaaagaactccccgctcaagctcgccgtctctgcaagattaacgatggcagtttgcacgcacagctactagaagatttacatctgtcagacaggttgctgacgagatcaagcttagtttgagtctgcgcgtcagaaacggaagtgctaaaaatcgctaaaaatgggcttcacctgtctcaattgagttccaatggggtcgctgtggccatttcttttactgtctatggtcatgagtttacaggagctgtccttgtcgacagaaccagcggcagatggtaaacagtaattatgttccataaataagtaacacaatccaccataaaacgtgcaagaagtaaataaggaactgcttgaagcaagctagtggtttgctggacgatAGACattacttccgcatttgtccacggcactgttgtcatgtggtttctacgtcagtaaaggcggtaacaaaggtaactgacgtcattgacaggcgactgcactgccccgtgtcactccCTGcattccaatgtccatactatccatcctaaatagtatgtgagattaaaataagtgtgtcccaaagcatagtatgttgaaaagagtatgccaaaagtccccggatggtctactatttccggtagattttcgaagtgtggatccgtgcacactacagaggctaatattgcccacaacccattgcgcattggacgaggattcagttcagaactacaaacacgagtaaaaagtgttaaaaaactacaaaacatggcggatatacgCAATCGatgctgagagatttgagtgactaataatcagtttaacctgatagaaatatatatttaatgtttcccgtgttatttttcatctgcaaataccaatgtggacttttataaagatccgaatggccattaacttttaaatgcatcattatgcattaatatgaggagagttctccacatgaaagaccggcgactgcagatcaacgtgctgtatttctctccgatacggtaggaaattaactaaatgaaatgtggaggatgtaagatgattgacaggccagtttacggtgacaggatcagtgcccaaggaagtcgaccggaagttgaagtcggccgtgtgccgccatcttgtagcagaacttcacttgcgttagcatcccattgactcccattcattttggcgtaactttgacagcgaataactttacatctgaggcgtttaaagactccatttgtccattatttatttctaaacatacacgacaatgtataaagggctccattaccttctatgtaaCATTAAGGCCCcatagaaacagtttttgtaaaaataggctaacgattgcgtcataaccactcgactctctatcgcacagtagagaaattaccgtacagacaggaggagaagctcgcaggcaatagtatgcattaacttaatatggcgtactggagttacattttaaaatactatacaaactaattaatcagaatacttactcctgctcactcacgccaaagaactccccgctcaagctcgccgtctctgcaagattaacaatggcagtttgcacgcacagctactagaagatttacatctgtcagacaggttgctgacgccatcaagcttagtttgagtctgcgcgttAGAAacagaagtgctaaaaatcgctaaaaatgggcttcacttgtctcaattgagttccaatggggtcgctgtgtccatttcttttactgtctatggacaggatgcgacagagagaaaagacgcgattgtatgacgtgttagtatgtcccaaagcttgtctactcttttactacacactcaaaagtaagtactttttgttcacagaaagagtacatacttatagggcgtagtataagtaggcgaatttgAACGCAGCAAtagtttagaatgggaattttctcatgatttacaagtagttgaaaacattagatatattgtttgtaatcagctggacaaaatatataacactagcctagtggtttttggatattttactgcaaaaaatttacatattgtacctttaagttcatttttttcctaattaatgtacacacagcaccccattt is a genomic window containing:
- the mapk8a gene encoding mitogen-activated protein kinase 8 isoform X9, coding for MNKNKREKEFYSVDVGDSTFTVLKRYQNLRPIGSGAQGIVCSAYDHNLERNVAIKKLSRPFQNQTHAKRAYRELVLMKCVNHKNIIGLLNVFTPQKTLEEFQDVYLVMELMDANLCQVIQMELDHERLSYLLYQMLCGIKHLHSAGIIHRDLKPSNIVVKSDCTLKILDFGLARTAATGLLMTPYVVTRYYRAPEVILGMGYQANVDIWSVGCILAEMVRHKILFPGRDFLTLQLTFCIIFNIICLRWMCGLLAVSWLKWSEVVCCFQVQIILISGTKS
- the mapk8a gene encoding mitogen-activated protein kinase 8 isoform X8, with protein sequence MNKNKREKEFYSVDVGDSTFTVLKRYQNLRPIGSGAQGIVCSAYDHNLERNVAIKKLSRPFQNQTHAKRAYRELVLMKCVNHKNIIGLLNVFTPQKTLEEFQDVYLVMELMDANLCQVIQMELDHERLSYLLYQMLCGIKHLHSAGIIHRDLKPSNIVVKSDCTLKILDFGLARTAATGLLMTPYVVTRYYRAPEVILGMGYQANVDIWSVGCILAEMVRHKILFPGRDFLTLQLTFCIIFNIICLRWMCGLLAVSWLKWSEVVCCFQVQIVSLHVYRVSSIPWSSLLCYTQYIVFP